CCGACTCGTCGAAGCTCGGCGTGCACGGCACGAGCTACGGCGGCTATGCCACGAACCTGCTCATCACCCAGACGAACCGGTTCCGCGCGGCGATCAACATCTCGGGCAAGGTGGACATCATCTCCTTCTACACCGACAGCCCGCGGCTCGGCGTGCGCAACGTGCACGCGGCCGAGAAGAGCCAGGACCGACTCGGCGCCACGCTGTGGCAGCAGCCGCAGAAGTACGTGCAGCACTCCGCGGTGATGTTCGCCGACCGCATCACGACGCCGCTGCTGCTGCTCACCGGCGGCCAGGACTCCAACGTGCCGGCCGACAACACGCGCGAGATGTTCTACGCGCTGCGGCGGCTCGGCAAGGAAGTCACGTGGGTGAACTACGTGAACGGCGGCCACGGCGCGGGGAACGCGAGCGAGGCGGACTACCGCGACTACGTGGGGCGCATCGTCGGCTGGTACGACGAGCACCTGAAGAAGAGCCCGAAGGCCGCGGCGGCCGACCGGTGAGACCGGCGCTGCGCGGCGCGCTGCTGGGCGCGACGCTCTGGGCCGCGCGGCTGCCGGCCCAGAGCGACACGACGGGCGGCCTCTACACCGCGGCGGACGGCGCGCGCATCCACTACACCGCGGCCGGCGCCGGCCCCGCGGTCGTGCTGCTGCACGGCTTCCTGAACGACGGCACGTCGTGGCGGCGCACGCCGGCGTACGCTCGCCTGGTCGACGCGGGCTTTCGCGTGGTGGTGGTGGACCTGCGCGGCAACGGCGCCTCCGACAAGCCGACGGCGCCCGAGGCCTGGGCGAACGACGCCGAGACGCGCGACGTCGTCGGCGTCGCGCAGGCGCTCGGCCTCGGCGAGTACTGCGTGGCGGGCTACTCGCGCGGCTCCATCGTCGCGGCGCGGCTGCTCGAGCTCGACCCGCACGTGCGGTGCGCGGTGCTCGGCGGCATGGGCGCCGACTTCACGAACCCCGCGTGGCCGCGTCGCGTGGCGGCGCACCGCGCGCTCGCCGGCCTGCCGCTCGACTCGGCGGCGCTGGCACCGGTCGCCGGGATGGTGCGGGCGGCCGACCAGCGCGGCCTCGACCGCCGCGTGCTCGCCATGCAGCAGCAGGCGCAGCCGAGCAGCTCGCGCGCGGCGCTGGGGCGCGTGCGCGTGCCGGTGCTCGTGATCTCCGGCGACGCCGACCAGGAGGACGGCTCGCCCGAGGAGCTCGCGCGACTGTTCCCGCGCGCCACGCTGGTGACCGTGCCCGGCGATCACGGCGCGACGATGCGATCGACCGCATTCGCGGACTCGGTGACCGCGTTCCTCGAGCGGGCGCGGCATCGGCGTTAGGCGCCTTCATGAGCCGCAGAGGAGTGCAGTCCTCTGCGCCCCTCTGCGGTGAGAGTCGGGCCGCCGCTACGCCTAACGCAGCGTCGAGAGATACTCCACGACGTCCCGGATCTCGCGCGGCGTGAGCAGCTTGCCCATCGGCGGCATCGGCGACGGCAGATTCGTGCGCTTGGCGACGTCGCCCGTCGCGACGCGCTGGCGCTTGCCGGGCGCGGTCTCGACGACGAGCTCACCACCCGACTCCTCGCGCAGCGTGCCGACGACGGACTTGCCGTCCTTCAGCGTGAGCAGCACGGTGCCGTAGCCCGGCGCGAGGCGCGCGCTCGGCGTGAGCAGCGCCTCGAGCATCTGCTCCTTCGTGATGCGCGACGCGATGTGCGTGAGGTCGGGGCCGACGTCGGCGCCCGGGGTGCCGATGCTGTGGCAGCGCGTGCACTCCGACGCCGGGCCCGCGAGCACGATCTCGCGGCCGTGCTGCGCGCTGCCGCCGCGCCGCAGCGCCTCGCCGAGCGCGCCGGGCGCCTTCCCCTCGGCCACCGGCGCGAGCCAGCGACGCGCACGCTCCCGCACCGCCGGCGACGCGCCCGCCTTCGCCGCCTCGGCGACGTCGAGCCGCACCTCGGGGGCCAGCGCGCCCGACTCCAGCTTGCCGAACAACTGATCCAGTGAGGCCTGCGCACGCGTGCCGTGGAGCGCGCCGAGCGACGCGAGCGCGCTCTGCTGCTCCGTCGTGGTGCCCTTCTCCGCGACGCCGCCGAGGAGCTCCGCGCTGCCGTCGTCGGAGAGACGGAGCGCCGGCACCATGCCCAACGCGGCGGAGCGCAGCACCGGATCCGGGTCGGCGAGCGCGGTGCGCACGGCCTGCTCCGTCTCGTCGGCGCCGACCGCGCGCAGCGCACGCAGCGCGGCGGCGCGCACCGCGCGCGGCGCGCTGGACTGGAACTTCGCGAGCAGCATCGGCGCCGCCTCCTTCGCGCCGATGTTCGCCACCGCGTTCAGCGCGGCGAGCGTGAGCTCCTCGTTCGCGTCGGCAGGGAGCGACGTGACGAGCTTCGCCACCACGGCGCGCGCGGCGACGGCGTCGCGCGGCGGCACGGGGCCGAGCCACGCGCCGTCCACGCGGTCCATCGGCGACGGGTTCGCCCACGCACCGAGCGCGGCGAGCGCCTCGGCGCGCAGCGTGTCGGCGTTCGCCGCGCCGCCGCTGCTCGAGGCGTAGGATGCCAGCCGGTCGAGCGCCTCGCGCGAGCCGACGCGCAGGTTCGCGCTGATGGCGCGGCGCACGAGCGGCGTGTTCGCGAAGCGCGTCGCGGCGAGCTGCCGCGCGAGCGCCGGCAGCGCCGGCACGATCCCACCGTCGTCGTTGATCGCGCGCGCGGCCTCCGTCACCACCGCCTCGTCGGCGTCGTCGAGGAAGCGCGCGACGTCGGGGCTCCGCAACCGGCGCAGCGTGACGACCGCGGCGAGCCGCACGCCGCGCGACGGGTGTGACGCGAGCGCCGCGACCTGCGCCGTGTCGCCGATGCGCGCGAGCGCGGTGGCGCCGGCCTGCCGCAGCCACACGTCGCGGTCGTCGTTGTCGGCGAGCATGCCGACGATTCCCTGCACGGCGGGCCGGTACGCCAGCCTGCCTAACGCCTCGGCGGCGAAGAAGCGCGCCCGCGGCGCGTCGTCCTTCAGCAGCGGCAGCAGCGAGTCCGCGGCCGGTGCGTAGCGCAGGTCGCCGAGCATCTTCGCCGCCTGCGCGCGCACCTCGCCGTCCGTGTCGCGGAGCAGCGGCACGAGCGCGGCGGCCTGCCGCGCGTCGACGCGCGCGAGCTGCGCGACGCCCCAGATGCCGTGCACGAACGCCCACGTGCGCGGGCTGGCGTGCGCGTCGGCGACCGCGGCGAGCAGCGTGGGCGCGTCCTTGCGGCGCACGAGCTCGAACTGCGCCTTCGTGCGCACGCGCATGTCGGCGTGGCGCAGGAGCGCGAGCAGCTGGTCGCTCGTGCGCCCCGCGAACGACTCGGCGATCAGCTTCCGCGTCTCGGCGCGCGCGGGGCTCGCCGAGTCGGCCGGGGTGTCGATCTTCCAGATGCGGCCGCGCCCCTTGGAGCCCCAGCCGTCGATCCAGTCGGCGAGGTAGATGGCGCCGTCGGGGCCGAAGCGCAGGCCGACGCCCAGGATCCCCTGCAGCGCGACGGTGTCCGACTGGAGCCGGAAGCCGGCGCCGTCGGGCGCGACCGTGAACGCGTAGACGCGCGCGCCCGACGGCGTGCCGACGAAGCTCGTGAGGAAGAACGTGCGGCGCCACCGGTCGCCTAACGCGGTGCCCGGCTCGTACACGAGCCCGGACGGCCCGGCGTGCGACGGGGCGACCGGCGGCACGATGTACGCCGCCTGCCCCGGGAAGCGTGGCGTGAACATCCGCTCGTCCATCCAGACGTTGTAGCGGTTGTTCGCCGGGTCGGTGTACTTGCCGTACTGCCACGTCGAGCGCCAGCCCGCGTCGGATCCGTTCGTGACGTAGACGACGCGCTCGTACTCGCCCTGGTGGTCGCCGTCGTTGTCCGACGCGATGATGTTCCCGAGCTCGTCGAACGCGAACGCCTGCGGGTTGCGCAGTCCCGACGCATAGACCTCGAAGTCGGTGCCGTCGGGGTTCGCGCGCAGGATCGCGCCGTTGTTGGGCTGCCGCCAGCGCTTGCCCGTCTTGTCGACGAGGTCGAACCCGAGGTCGCCCATCGACCAGTACACGCGGCCGTCCGGGCCTAACGTGAGTCCGGCGAGGCCGTGGCCGAAGAACGCCGGGTGCACGTTGTACCCACTGCTGATCGGCGTCCGCGTGACGACGCCGTTGCGCTCGTGCAGCCGCGAGACGTCGGGCGCCGCGGCGACGAGCAGGTCGCCGCCGGGGAGCGCGACGAGCCCGTTGGCGACGTCGTCCACCGCGTCCGCGTTGAACCCCTCGTACAGCACGCGCGACTCGTCGGCCATCCCGCGGCCGGCACGGTCGACGACGCGGTACACGCGGTCGACCGGCACCGTGAGGTCGCGCCAGTCGTGCGAGCCGTCGCGGTTGAGGTCGGGGATCCAGAGGTTCTGCGCGCTGCGCGCCGGGGAGAGCTCCTTGTGGTAGAAGTCGTGGAGCTGCGGCACCGTGGTGAGC
This DNA window, taken from Gemmatirosa kalamazoonensis, encodes the following:
- a CDS encoding alpha/beta hydrolase family protein is translated as MLTIADVARPGDVYAAGPDLKDLRRLVRTNPQLDGKALGTAGLVDYLDADGHRKYGVVYYPPDYAKGTRYPTVFNVYEDFFNDTFDPVINVLTANGYVVVQPSVDFDVGYPGEAWVKGVTAAANRLIDLGVADSSKLGVHGTSYGGYATNLLITQTNRFRAAINISGKVDIISFYTDSPRLGVRNVHAAEKSQDRLGATLWQQPQKYVQHSAVMFADRITTPLLLLTGGQDSNVPADNTREMFYALRRLGKEVTWVNYVNGGHGAGNASEADYRDYVGRIVGWYDEHLKKSPKAAAADR
- a CDS encoding alpha/beta fold hydrolase — protein: MRPALRGALLGATLWAARLPAQSDTTGGLYTAADGARIHYTAAGAGPAVVLLHGFLNDGTSWRRTPAYARLVDAGFRVVVVDLRGNGASDKPTAPEAWANDAETRDVVGVAQALGLGEYCVAGYSRGSIVAARLLELDPHVRCAVLGGMGADFTNPAWPRRVAAHRALAGLPLDSAALAPVAGMVRAADQRGLDRRVLAMQQQAQPSSSRAALGRVRVPVLVISGDADQEDGSPEELARLFPRATLVTVPGDHGATMRSTAFADSVTAFLERARHRR
- a CDS encoding HEAT repeat domain-containing protein — protein: MRLTPLLALLALAATQPPANRRATTRPPKLVRLTAAEQRKLADSAQRAVSVQAIGGLVATPWAPEGLVADPIAIDVDPQGVVYVTGSERAGAVGSLLDIRGHPTWVPTVHTLTTVPQLHDFYHKELSPARSAQNLWIPDLNRDGSHDWRDLTVPVDRVYRVVDRAGRGMADESRVLYEGFNADAVDDVANGLVALPGGDLLVAAAPDVSRLHERNGVVTRTPISSGYNVHPAFFGHGLAGLTLGPDGRVYWSMGDLGFDLVDKTGKRWRQPNNGAILRANPDGTDFEVYASGLRNPQAFAFDELGNIIASDNDGDHQGEYERVVYVTNGSDAGWRSTWQYGKYTDPANNRYNVWMDERMFTPRFPGQAAYIVPPVAPSHAGPSGLVYEPGTALGDRWRRTFFLTSFVGTPSGARVYAFTVAPDGAGFRLQSDTVALQGILGVGLRFGPDGAIYLADWIDGWGSKGRGRIWKIDTPADSASPARAETRKLIAESFAGRTSDQLLALLRHADMRVRTKAQFELVRRKDAPTLLAAVADAHASPRTWAFVHGIWGVAQLARVDARQAAALVPLLRDTDGEVRAQAAKMLGDLRYAPAADSLLPLLKDDAPRARFFAAEALGRLAYRPAVQGIVGMLADNDDRDVWLRQAGATALARIGDTAQVAALASHPSRGVRLAAVVTLRRLRSPDVARFLDDADEAVVTEAARAINDDGGIVPALPALARQLAATRFANTPLVRRAISANLRVGSREALDRLASYASSSGGAANADTLRAEALAALGAWANPSPMDRVDGAWLGPVPPRDAVAARAVVAKLVTSLPADANEELTLAALNAVANIGAKEAAPMLLAKFQSSAPRAVRAAALRALRAVGADETEQAVRTALADPDPVLRSAALGMVPALRLSDDGSAELLGGVAEKGTTTEQQSALASLGALHGTRAQASLDQLFGKLESGALAPEVRLDVAEAAKAGASPAVRERARRWLAPVAEGKAPGALGEALRRGGSAQHGREIVLAGPASECTRCHSIGTPGADVGPDLTHIASRITKEQMLEALLTPSARLAPGYGTVLLTLKDGKSVVGTLREESGGELVVETAPGKRQRVATGDVAKRTNLPSPMPPMGKLLTPREIRDVVEYLSTLR